Part of the Oscillibacter hominis genome is shown below.
CCCTTTGTCCAGCCCGGCAGCCATGTCGCAAAGGGGCAGACGCTCTGCCTCATCGAGGCCATGAAGATGATGAGCGAGGTCTGCGCGCCCTGCGAGTGCATCATCGAGGAAACGGCGGCCCAAAACGGCCAGCTGCTCTCCTATGACGCGCCCATCTTCCGGTACCGGGAGGCCTGAGCCATGTTCAAGCGCGTTTTGATCGCCAACCGGGGCGAGATCGCCCTGCGGATTCTGCGTGCCTGCCGGGAGATGGACATTGAGACGGTGGCGGCGTACTCTCAGGCGGACGCGGATTCCCTCCCCGTCCAGCTTGCCACCGAGGCCGTGTGCATCGGACCGGCCCGGGCATCGGAGAGCTATCTCAACCAAGACGCCCTGCTGACGGCGGCGATGGGCACCGGTTGCGATGCCGTCCACCCCGGCTACGGCTTTCTCTCCGAGAGTGCCGAATTCGCCGACCGCTGCAAGGAGGCGGGGCTCACCTTCATCGGCCCCTCCGGTGACTGCATCCGCAGGGCCGGCAGCAAGGCCTCCGCCTGTGCCCTGATGCGCCGGGCCGGCGTACCCACGGTGCCCGGCTCCGAAGGAGCGGTGGCCGATGCCGAATCGGCCCTGGCCGTGGCGGAGCAGGTGGGATATCCTGTGCTGGTGAAGGCTTCCGCCGGAGGGGGCGGACGGGGCATCCGCCGCTGTGACAGCCCCGAACAGCTGCCCTCCGCCTTTGATGAGGCCCGGGCAGAGGCACTCTCCTGCTTTGGCAACGGGGAGATGTACCTGGAAAAGTGCATCGTGAATCCCCGCCATATCGAAGTGCAGATCTTAGCCGACCAGGAGGGCCGCACCATCCACCTCTACGACCGGGACTGCTCCGTCCAGCGACGGAACCAAAAGCTGATCGAAGAGGCCCCCGCCCGGTGCCTGACGGCGGAGCTGCGCCGGGAGATGGGCGTGGCCGCAGTGCGGGCGGCCAGGGCCGTGGGCTATGAAAACGCCGGAACGGTGGAATTTCTTCTGGATGAGGGCAACCGCTTCTACTTCATGGAGATCAACACCAGGATTCAGGTGGAGCACGGCGTCACTGAGCTGGTCACCGGGATCGACCTGGTGCGCCAGCAGCTTCGCATTGCCGCCGGCCTTCCCCTTCCCTGCACCCAGGAGGAGGTTCCCCTGCAGGGCCATGCCATCGAGTGCCGCATCAACGCCGAGGACCCTGGCGCGGACTTTCGCCCCTGCCCCGGCAGGGCCGGGTTTGTCCACTTTCCCGGCGGCTGCGGCGTCCGGGTGGACTCCTGCCTGTACACCGGCTGGTCCCTTCCACCCTACTACGATTCGCTGGCGGCGAAGCTCCTGGTCCACGCCCCCACGCGCTTAGAGGCCATCCGGCGGATGCGCCGCTGTTTGGAGGAACTCACCATCGAGGGCTTTCCTACCAACGCGGAGCTGTCCCATCTGGTGCTCTATCACCCGGACTTCCTCCGGGGCACATGCACCACCTCGTTTCTGAACGAGCAGCTTGATGCCCTGCTGTCCTGGGACCGCAGGGCCGGGGAACGGGAGGAAACGCTATGAACTCTGTTTTTACCAGGCGCCGCCAAAAGCTTTTGGCCATGAAGGCCCTGCGGGACAGCCACAGCCCCTCCTCTGCGACGGACGAGCGGGCCTGCCCCCGCTGCGGAGGGCGCTTTTCTCTCCGCCAGCTCTCTGAGTGCCTGTATGTCTGTCCCCAGTGCGGCTACCACCATCCCATCGGCGCCTATTACCGGCTCAGCATTCTGCTGGACGGCGGATCGTTTCATGAGCTGAACGGGAAGCTCTCCTCCGCCGACCCCCTTGGCTTTCCGGGCTATCGGGAGAAGTTGGGGGACGCCCGGCGGCGGACCGGGCTCACTGAGGCGGTTGTCACCGCCGTGGGCAGTATCGACGGCCAGCGGGCGGTGTTCGCCGTATTGGACAGCCGCTTTCTCATGGGCAGCATGAGCGCCGCCGTGGGGGAAAAGGTCACACTGGCCATTGAATACGCGATCCGGGAGAAACTGCCCCTCATCATTTTCTCCGCCAGCGGCGGGGCCAGGATGCAGGAGGGGATTGTCTCTTTGATGCAGATGGCAAAAACCAGCGCCGCCCTGGCCCGGCTGGACGAAAAGGGAGGGCTCTTTCTCTCCGTCCTCACCGACCCCACCACCGGCGGCGTCACCGCCAGCTTTGCCTCCTTAGGCGACATCATTCTTGCCGAGCCCGGCGCCCTGATCGGCTTTGCCGGCCCCCGGGTCATCGAGCAGACCATCGGCCAATCCCTGCCGGAGGGCTTTCAGCGCTCGGAATTTTTGGCCGAGCACGGCTTTGTGGACGCCATTGTGGAGCGGAGCGAACTGCGCCGGACACTGAGCCGCCTCCTGTCGCTCCATGGGAGAGGAGGCCGCCCATGACTCCCCTGACTCCTTCCCAGCGGCTGAGCCTGGCCCGTTCCCCGGACCGCCCCGGCACGGCCGACTATATCGAGGCCCTGTTCACCGACTTCTTCTTGCAGCGTGGCGACCGGCTGTGCGGCGAGGACCCCAGCATCCTGGGCGGCATTGCCCGCTTCCACGGCCGCAGCGTCACGGTCATCGGCACCCGCAAGGGCAGGACGCTGGAGGAAAACTTAAACTGCAACTTCGGCATGCCCAGCCCGGAGGGGTATCGCAAGGCGCTGCGGCTGATGCGCCAGGCAGAGAAGTTCGGCCGGCCGGTCCTCACCTTCATCGATACGCCGGGGGCCTATCCCGGCCTGGAGGCGGAGGCCCGGGGCCAGGGCGAGGCCATTGCCCGGAACCTTTTGGAGATGAGCCGCCTCCGTGTCCCGGTGATCGCCGTGGTCATCGGCGAGGGAAACAGCGGCGGGGCGTTGGCGCTGGCCGTGGCAAACCGGGTGCTGATGCTGGAAAACGCGGTTTACTCCATCCTTTCACCAGAGGGATTCGCCTCCATCTTGTGGAAGGACGCCGCCCGGTCCGGCGAGGCCTGCGAGTTGATGAAGCTCACCGCCGCCGATCTGAAGGCCGCCGGCATCGTGGACGGCGTGATCCGGGAGCCGGAGGGCGGCGCCCAGGCGGACCCACGGCAGATGATGGAGCGGCTGGACCGCTGCCTTCAGGAGCATTTGGAAGCCCTCTCAAAAGAGAGCGGCGGCGCCTTGGTCCAAGCGCGCCGCTGGAAGTTCAGACGGATGGGCTCCGTCCGAAAGGAGACGCCATGAATGGAATCAAAATCCGGGGCACAGGCCGCTGCGTACCGGCCCACATTGTCACCAACCGGGACATGACCGGCCTGGTGGACACGACCGAGGAGTGGATCGCCAGCCGCACCGGCATCCAGCGCCGCCGCCACCTGACCACGGAGACCCACAGGGACCTCTGCGTGGGAGCGGCCCGACAGGCCATCGAAAACGCCGGAATCTCCCCGGAGGAGATCGGCGCCTGCATTGTGGCCACGCTGACCGCGGACACCCTGGTGCCCTCCGCCGCCTGCGCGCTGCAGCGGGATCTGGGCCTTCCCAACGACAGCATCTGCTTTGACCTGAACGCCGCCTGCACCGGCTTTCTCTTCGCACTGCACACCATGGAGTGCCTGCTGCCCTCCTCGCCCAGAAAGTACGGCTTGGTTTTGGGTGCGGAGTGCCTGAGCAGGATCACCAACTGGGCTGACCGCTCCACCTGCATCCTCTTCGGCGACGGTGCCGGGGCGGCGGTGGTGGAATCCAACCCCGCCTACGAGTCTATCCACGCCTGCCTGGGCTGCCACGGCAACG
Proteins encoded:
- a CDS encoding 3-oxoacyl-ACP synthase III family protein; translated protein: MNGIKIRGTGRCVPAHIVTNRDMTGLVDTTEEWIASRTGIQRRRHLTTETHRDLCVGAARQAIENAGISPEEIGACIVATLTADTLVPSAACALQRDLGLPNDSICFDLNAACTGFLFALHTMECLLPSSPRKYGLVLGAECLSRITNWADRSTCILFGDGAGAAVVESNPAYESIHACLGCHGNDKLLHVGGVGPDKEQLISMEGQGVFKFAVEAVPYCMDAVLSHTGRRMEDVDFFVFHQANARIIDLVVRRYRIPPEKYYKNISEYGNTSAASIPLVISELWDLGKVRPGSRVLVVGFGGGLTWGGAMVEFA
- a CDS encoding acetyl-CoA carboxylase carboxyltransferase subunit alpha, with translation MTPLTPSQRLSLARSPDRPGTADYIEALFTDFFLQRGDRLCGEDPSILGGIARFHGRSVTVIGTRKGRTLEENLNCNFGMPSPEGYRKALRLMRQAEKFGRPVLTFIDTPGAYPGLEAEARGQGEAIARNLLEMSRLRVPVIAVVIGEGNSGGALALAVANRVLMLENAVYSILSPEGFASILWKDAARSGEACELMKLTAADLKAAGIVDGVIREPEGGAQADPRQMMERLDRCLQEHLEALSKESGGALVQARRWKFRRMGSVRKETP
- the accC gene encoding acetyl-CoA carboxylase biotin carboxylase subunit, which codes for MFKRVLIANRGEIALRILRACREMDIETVAAYSQADADSLPVQLATEAVCIGPARASESYLNQDALLTAAMGTGCDAVHPGYGFLSESAEFADRCKEAGLTFIGPSGDCIRRAGSKASACALMRRAGVPTVPGSEGAVADAESALAVAEQVGYPVLVKASAGGGGRGIRRCDSPEQLPSAFDEARAEALSCFGNGEMYLEKCIVNPRHIEVQILADQEGRTIHLYDRDCSVQRRNQKLIEEAPARCLTAELRREMGVAAVRAARAVGYENAGTVEFLLDEGNRFYFMEINTRIQVEHGVTELVTGIDLVRQQLRIAAGLPLPCTQEEVPLQGHAIECRINAEDPGADFRPCPGRAGFVHFPGGCGVRVDSCLYTGWSLPPYYDSLAAKLLVHAPTRLEAIRRMRRCLEELTIEGFPTNAELSHLVLYHPDFLRGTCTTSFLNEQLDALLSWDRRAGEREETL
- the accD gene encoding acetyl-CoA carboxylase, carboxyltransferase subunit beta — protein: MNSVFTRRRQKLLAMKALRDSHSPSSATDERACPRCGGRFSLRQLSECLYVCPQCGYHHPIGAYYRLSILLDGGSFHELNGKLSSADPLGFPGYREKLGDARRRTGLTEAVVTAVGSIDGQRAVFAVLDSRFLMGSMSAAVGEKVTLAIEYAIREKLPLIIFSASGGARMQEGIVSLMQMAKTSAALARLDEKGGLFLSVLTDPTTGGVTASFASLGDIILAEPGALIGFAGPRVIEQTIGQSLPEGFQRSEFLAEHGFVDAIVERSELRRTLSRLLSLHGRGGRP